The following DNA comes from Tunturibacter psychrotolerans.
GCAGTTCTCCTTGCAAGGTTGACTCTGCGAATTACCTCTGCAAAGGATTCTCCTTGCAGCATAGAAGCCAATACTGGCAATAGTTCGCGAACTTCAGGCGTCGCATCCGACAATTCCAAATTAGCTGCTAGCAGTTCTGAAACCTCTTCCAGGGTGGGAAGCGGGAACCTAACTACTCGGTCGAATCTTCGCCAAACGGCCGAATCCAGGAGTTCTGGATGATTTGTCGCGGCTATCAGGAGACCGTCTGCCGGCCAGTCATCTATCTCTTGCAAGAGCACTGTCACCAAACGCTTCAGCTCTCCTATCTCTCCTGAGTCGTCGCGTCGCTTAGCGATTGCGTCGAACTCGTCGAGAAGCAGAACCGATGGACCCCTGCGTGCGTAGTCGAGCACCACACGAATGTTGCTGCCCGTTCTTCCCAAATAGCTACTCATCACTGCGGAGAGATCCAACGTCAGTAGTGGCCGTCCCAATTGGAGTGCAATCCATTTCGCAGCCAGGGTTTTTCCAACACCCGGGGGCCCAACGAAAAGCATGGAACGAGTCGGAACAAGTCCTTTCGCTAGCAGCTCGCTTGATCTTCGCCGTTCCTCGAAAATAGGTTCGATCTCGTTCGCGACCACTGAAGCCCAAATCGGCTTCGTCTTAATCTCTGGACTGACTTCGCGCCGGAGGAGCTCAAGGCGGCTGTCCGTGTCTACTGGGATTGGCTGTGACGTGAGAGAACGAGTCACCCCGGCCGGAGTAGCATCAAAAATCGGCTTTGCCAACTCGGCAAGGTCCGGTCTGCGTTTCAACACTCTTCGCAATACTCGCTTGGAAAAGGCTGCAACATCGGCCGTTTTTTCATCCATCGCCAAACGTGCCAACTGGACGAAATCTTTTTCAACATCAAAAACGTCGTCCATCGTTTTGCTCTGATTCATATGGTAGATATCTCATGAATGGACTAGTTAAGTCAAATGTGCAAAATATCGTCCATTTATTCCCAGGGCTAAGAACTTCTCTGCGGGTCAGGTGGAACTACGGAGATGCCTTGAGGTGGGTACTGCGTAGAGAATCGATTATGCTACCTGTACTACATCAACGTGTGGTATATGTATTACAGGCAGTACCCCGATAACATCCAAGGAGAAACTCAAATGGCAAGCAAGGCTCAAATAATCGTAAAAAAAATAACAACACTTCTCGATAGCCTCGTCGCGGAACTCGAAGTCGACACCCCCACCACCACCGGCGACATTTACCGCATCAGCCCCGGAGGCCCACTTAACGAACGTGGTGTTGCGGAACTCAAAAGGCTCTTCGAGGAAGGGGTTTCGAGTGCGGAGATTGCATTAAGGATGGACATAAGCCTGTCCGGCGTGGCGAAAAGGCGCAGCCTGTGGGGGCAAGGCAAGCCCTTGAAGGCCGCGTTCCGATACGGGCAAGCGGATAACGAAGGCCAGAATGAGAAAGGCAAATCGACAGAATGAAACGCATATGGACCACACCTGAAGGCATCAAGGAGTTCACGCTGCTCATGGAGGGGGAACGTATCTCTTGGACAAGGAAGACGCCGCAACTCAGGCGGGATATGACAATCTACCCAGAGACGCTGACGCCAGAACAGCAGCGGAGGCTAAACCAGATCGAACGGGAACTGCTGGATATGGCATACCAAGCGGAAGAGGAAACCAGAACCGAAACTGTCCGTAAAGGGAAAAGATTGAATGGACCAACGAGGGCTATGGTGGACGACTAATGTCGGGCACTCTTCAGAGCTTGATATAGGTGACCTCAGCACCACGGGTCAAACGTGCTTCTTGAAGCGCCTGTTCCAAAGAGAATGTGCCACTGTCATACTTCTGAAAGATATCCAACCCACGATCAATGCTGATCTTCCAGCCGGTGTCTGTAGTGATGCTGCGAGCGTGAAAACTAGGATTGCTGTCCATTTTCCAAGAGAATGACACTGGAGAGCCCGCGAAAGCCAACTTGACCTGATTGAGCAGATCTTCTTGTTTGCTGCTGTTCTCTCGATCGGCCTGAGTCACAAGACTCACGGAAATCTCGTCTCCCTCGGGAACGAGACGATGTACCATCTCAAGAAACTCCATCAAATTCCGAATCTGGAAGAAATTTCGAATATAAGGATCACTTATCGTTATGTTCCGCGCCCCTTTTAGCTGTTCTCCGAACAAGCGTTTGTAGCTCCATCCCTTAGTATTCTCAGCCACGACGATGTGATGTGGTGTTTCAACTTCCTCTGACTGCAACTGCTTCTCTCTGTTCCCCATTGCAATCGGTGCCGCTAGGGACGACGAGAACAGCGAGCTAGATTCGATCCCGTCCTCACCTCTCACCGTAGCATCTGGCGCTTTCTTTGGTACTCTCGCGAAAGAGGGATACTGAAGCTCCTCTGGAGTGAGAACGGTAACTTGCGAACCCGTCGACACAGACCGAAAGGCAAAGTCGTGTTGGGTAAAAGTATCGTCGATACGTAGGATGTGCTCCCGAACTCGCCTCCGTCCTTCCATTGCAAACGAGAGGAGCTCAGCACACTCGTCGGGTGTCACCTGTCCATCCGGATACAGAATCTTCATTAGTCCAGAGAAAGTCTTTTCAAAGCCGGTCTGGTCCCGCGTAGAGACCTCGGAGGCCAGTTCAAAGTGCTTCTTGTAAGCCCCCGTGAAATCCTCGGTTCGCAGATGTTTTAGCACTTCGGCGATGTAGTCAACAACAAATCCATAGCCACCTGTGAAGAGTTCGTGTCGTATCGGCGCAACTTCCCACCCAGGATTGAACGAGTGAATTCGATCAAGAAAGGCCGAATCGATGTACTTGTCGGGCAACGGATCGAAGAAGTGCGAGTGCTTAAGCATATAGGGCACCGATTTCTGGGTGTTTCCCATGAACACCATTGAAGCCTCGGCGGTCAGTTGCTCGATCCCCCTAGAGAATGTCCGATTCGCCATGTAATTCTTCATGATATCTACGAGCGTTTTGTCTACCTTCTTGTCTTTACCAGCGAATTCATCGAAGCACACGCAATCCCAGAAGCCTACCAGCCCTATCTTTCCGCTTGCATTGCTGACGAACAGCTTGGGCGCCGTTACCTCAGAACCGGATATAAGCATGCCGTGCGGGGAGAACTCAGCATAGATATGTGACTTCCCTGTTCCTTTTGGTCCAAGCTCAAGGAGATTGTAGTTTCTCTCACAGAACGGGACCAAGCGGATTAGCGTAAGGAATTTTGCTCGCCGACTAAACATGTCTGGATTGAAGCCGATGCTTTGCATCAATGCGTCCATCCACTCCTCAGTTGTGAACTGAGCACGCGCTTTGAGAAATGCCTCCTGGTCAACATTGGCAACCTGAATTGGCTTCAGTGTGTCGATCTGCCACGGACTGATCTTTTGATCATCCGCGATTTCGTAGGTGACGTCCGCGATGCACCAGATGCCTCCGACTAGCAGTTTGGGGAATCTACGGACGAAGTCAGCCGAGACGGGAACAGCCTTAAGGCCAAGATTTGTGAAAGCCGCTTCATAAAAACCGCCCTTCTCATTGAGCTCGACGGTCAACTTATCGATGACCTTGTGACTTCCTCGCTCCTTGATTGTCGATTTGACCAGTTCGGCTTGATTGCGGTGGACGTAGTGCTTTGCGAGGATTCGCTGCACAGATTCCAAACCGGACTGTATTACATCTTCGTTGTCTGTGGCGCAATGCTGGCCTAGCAAATACTCCAGAACATACGTTGGCACAACGGCGTTTTGCTTGAGCCCGTGTGTCAGATCTTTGCGGACAACAAGCCCTGGGAAATGGGCCAGAATCTTCTTGTCAAGCGCACTTGCTACTCGCGGCTCCGCACCGGCGGGCTTTGCCTCAACTCGAACTTGGGTGTCAGAATTCATCGAAGTCACTCGCGAACGGCTTTTGCAGTTTCAGTTTATGCGATCTGTAACGGACTACCTGATTTGTTCCAAGAACGGTCTCCTCCAGGCGAAGGAAGACATCTTGACCATTGAACGCGTCAGCTGATCGAGACAGGGTCAGCAAGAACGCCGATTCACGGTTTCTTGCTTCGTCGCTTTGTGAGTCAAACGTATGGGTCTTGATTTCCGAGAGGATCGTATCGTCCTTCGAGTACAGCCCGATCCTGAGTGTACGTGGCAGAACCTTGTCGACGGCTGGCTGATCCTGAAACAGACCAAGTGAAACCTGGCCGGTCGTGATCTTCGCGGGTACACGGGTGAACTCAACTTCAACCTTCACCGTGTCGTTGCTTCTCGCCTTATGGATCTTGACGACGGGAACGACGACCTCCTGAAGGCTGATCCCTCCATGAACATATCGCTTTCCTGAACCCTGAAGTGGCATTCTGCAGAGAGATAGTGGAAACGCAGCAGCCCAATCACCAGCCAACCCCAAGGCTGCGGCCTCGAGGATCTTCACACTTGGTCCCGGCTGTATTCCTCTTCCGATCGCAAATCGTCGATTCTTGTATGTCCAGATTTCAGCCTGCGGAAGCGCGGTCATATCGCCCTCGTGCAAGTCATCCTGCTGAAAAAGAAAGCCATGATCGGCGGTCAGAATCATATTGCTGCCATTGATGTTGGCCACCTTCTTGATGATCTGTTCGAGTTCATTGAACGCCTGCTCAACCGAATCAAAGGTTTTCGCTTCTGTCCTAGGGTCATCTCCTATGTTGTCGATCACGTTGTGGAAGATGTAGATAGCTTCATGGTCGCGCATTAGCGCTCGTCCATCAGTCTTGCTATTCATCTCCAGAAAGGCTTCAGCCTGCACAGCGACTGCCTTCCCGCTGCAGGCGGTCTTCAGAATTTCGGATCGATTGGTCGTGCCAGCTGCACTCTTTTCATCTACAGTCGCATTTCCTGTCTCCGGACTGATTCCCCAACGAGATCCCGGCAGCAGTGACGCCATGCCGAGCTGCGTATACGAGGGGAGCGAGCCCCACAAGGCGCTCACCTCGGTAGTCCACCGGTTCTCCAATTGGAGGCGAGCGGCGAAATCAGCCGCGGCCTCGTACCTAAGTGCATCGGAGACTATAACGAATACCTTCTGCCCGCGAATCAAGAAGGGCCTTACGTATTGCTCAAAGAACTGCCGCTGAGCAGGCAGGTCACCGCATTCCCATTTACTCAACCTCCCCACTTGATCGCTCCAGCGATCAGACAAGGGCAAGAGGAAGTTGTTCAGGTACGAACGTTCGACCCAAGTGCTGATGCCGGCCATCAAATTCGTCTGACCATACTGACGCAGGTTGAACACACAGAGCCTGTAGGCCCGGTCCAACTTCCACCAACTCGTCGTATAGCGGCTCACACCCGCCTCAATCGAATCGACCATGAGTTCGACACCGGCCAGCAGTTCCCGCAACTCAACCGCATATTCAAGGGCAAGATAGCCTGGCTTGTGTTCGGCGTACCAGAAGGAGCTGCGGCGCCGCCTGATGTCCTCGATCAGATCCATGCCTGGTCTGCCCGCTTCGAAGGCCTTACACAGGCGGTGCAACGTATACCGTTCGAAGAGTTCAAACGTATCTGAATCGGCGACGGTAGCTGTGTCCTGCAGACCATTGAGCGTCTCTTCGACTTGGAGGTCTTTCTCCATCAGACCTGACCACGCGCGGTAAGACCCGCCGTGCGCCTGACTATCCTTCCAGTGTTGCAGGAAGACGCGCGAATGCGGGTGCAGTGTGACTTGACGGTCCAGTGGATTTGCTCCGCGGAACAGCGTAACCACGAAGTCCCGTAAAGATGGCGTAGCGCCGGCATAGCTGAAGCTGCGGCTCACCTCTCGCCAGAACGGAACCACTAGATTGGACGCTCCCAAGGTTTGTCCAACCGGGTCAAAGAGCCCAGCAGTTCCACCAGAGGTCAGGAAATGCATGAGTAGCGCGTCAACATCGGCGGCGACGTTGCTGCCCGCAAGCACAGCCATCATCTTCAGGCGTACTTCGCGCTCCTCGTCGTTTGTATGTAGCAGTTCCTTGAGCGCTGCTATTCGCTTCTCGCTGAGAAAGAACCGAGCGTGTTCCTGAGCAAGCTCCAGGAATGACTGCGGAAGCCCGACCTCCTGCAGGGCGAGCGATGCCTTATCTGCCTTGTACTCATATCCCTGCAGCAAAAGATCCAGCAGCCAATTGTCGCCGTCGTCGGGGCGAGGCGACGGAACGTAAACAAGAAACTTCGCACCGGGATTTGGGTCTTTCACGATGCGAACCTTGGTGCCAAACTCATTGTTCCGAACTTCTAACTTCGTCACCGCATCACCGGCAAACGTCTGGAACACCTCCGGCCAGTCGCCGTTGGGGTCGTACCAGAAGACGATGCGGTGCCGGTCGAAGACGCGTTCCAGGCTGTCGTGAATCTGCTTCATTCTCAGGTCTCTCTACTCTTCTGCAGCTTCAAATCCGGGAATCTTGACGAGCGCCTCGCCCAGCTTTTGATAGTTGACCTTGACGCCGTCGTCCAGGTCGAGCTCAATACGGGCTTGGGCCAATGGCAAAATCGTCTGCCGCTCCCATTCCTCGCACTCGTGCAGTGTTTTAGTTAGCTTCGCCGCCTCCTTCACTGCGGCGGACTTCTCCCGCACGCTGGCAGAAGAGCCGGACGACACCTGCTGCAGATGTTCGATCTTGCTGCGCAGCTTCATCTGGAACTCGCGCAGGTGGCGGTTCAGGATCACGTTCATCGTATCGCGCGTATACCGGTGCAAATAGATCAGTACGCTGAAGCCCTTGCGCGGGCTCTGCACCATCCAGTAGATCGGGCGCTTCTTGTAGGTTTGCAGGTGGTCTTTGTAGAAGTCGGTCAGATAATAGGCGCGCAGATCGCGACCGAGGGATTCCTCAACAAAGCGGACGTTTTCCCGCAGTGTCCCCTCACCGAATGTCGCCTTAAGGAACTCCCTCGTCCGCGCTACGATGTCGTCAGCGAACCATTCGCCGTCGAGAACCGGAATGATGCCGTCGCGGTCCGGCGTAAACGTAAGGTTTTCTGGCGCCCGATCAACCTTAGCGAGATACTCTGACAACGTGTCCCCGACGTTAGCGAGGATCAGCCCGGGGCGATCGACAGAGTAGCGGCCCATTGTGCAGCCGATGGCGTAGGAGAGGAATGAGGCAACGTCGCGCCTGCGGTCGGCGCGGGCGAGGGTAATCTGCTCCTTGGGGACTTCGGGTATGAGTTCATTCTGGAGACCATAGGCGTCGATGAATAGTCGGTTGTTCTCAGTCTCACGCTCTTGCATCCGGTCGACAGCGATATTGCATAGCGTCTGCCACTTGCTCCAACTCGATTCTAGGTCCTGCGCCTTCACATTCGAACGAGTTAATGGGTGTTCCTGGAAGTCCCAGGAAGTCTCAAAATTATCCCAGTCGGTTCGAGCTCTTTCTATGCAAGCCTGAGCCGCATCGTGTAGTTCTTCGCATTTCCCCTCTATCTCCATGAATGGAAGCATCGCAACGACTCCTAGTGGTACATGCAAGGTATCGCCCTGAATTTCCAACAAAGCTTCGAAGACCTTGGAATTCAACAATGCCAGAAGGTAGAGAAGATCAGTGCCGAACGCCGATGGGGCAGCGTCAACGAAAGCGAGAGAATCTCCTCGATAGCGAAATGTTTTGGCTATTGTCCCAACCTTGCCCCAGGTCACAGCCTCACGGAAGAAGTACTGCGTATTTTGTGGGCGGGACTTTAGTGATCCGTCTGGGTTCCGATAATTCCTAATTTCATGTCCGTCATGCTCCCAGTTCATTAGGTAGAGGAGATTCCCATACCATTTCCTCGCCACTCCGGCCTTATCCGTTTTAACCCACTTTGCGGTTGGACTTTCGGGTGCTCGAATACGTCCCACACTGACTTCCCAAAAACAACGCAAAAAATATTCGTCGTTTCGAGTTCCGAGCCCTTCTTTAAGGACGAATCGATCGCGGATCGGACTTTCTTGAAACGAAGCCAGCATCTGATAGGAGATCCAGTAAGCAAAGGGACTTCCTATGATTCTAGAGAAATCCACTTGTCTTAAATGGTCGAACCTATGCTCGCCGCTAAGCAGCTGTTGCTCTTTAACATCTGCATCGTGGTCGAGTAAGCGAAAGCAAACAGGATGTTCTTGGTCGCTCGGCTCTTTAACGATCAGCACAAATGCCACAGTTTGCACTACTTTGCTATTCAAACTGGGGAAAGCGCCAACCCCGTGCTGCGTTAAATTGATGAAAGTAACTCTAGAAAGAAGATCTGTTCGGAAGTCAGCCAGGGTATTAACAAACATCCAGCTCTGCATAGTGACCAAAGAGCAATAGCCCATTCTTAAGCACAGTCGCTGCGAACGAGAAATAAACGTCGCTGATAAATCGGTGCGCGAGCTAGAGAAATGTTTGTCAATAAAATTGACGACGATGCCGTTCATTCCTCCGGTCATATAAGGGGGATTAGCGACCACAACCTGATACCGCTGAGTCAACGCCTCCGCCTGCTCCAACACCCGAAGCACCTTCTTGTGGGTGTCATTCAGAAATAAGTTACTCCCCAGATCCCGCGCCTCCACGGCCCCTCGCGCGAACGCGATATCAGATTCGCCTACGCAAGGCTGGATCAGAGACCCGAGGTTCTTTGTCTCCTCAAACTGGTGCATCAACCGCAGGATGGATGGCGTAAACAATCCGCCCAGGCCAAGTGCCTCGCTGTAGCGCGGAAGCTCTCCTTCGCTGAAGTGCACGTTGCGCAGCTCGATAATATTTGGACGCACGAAGTGCTGCTTCTGAAAGAAGCGACCCGACTTCTCTCGGGCCTTCAGCGTAAGCGCCAGGGCAGCCAGTTGCGCGGCACGACAATCGATCTCGATCCCAGTGAGGTTGTGTCGCAAGATCAGCGCCGGGATCTCCGATGGTGTGTACCCCTCTTCCTCATAGATGACGTACAGAAGATCGAACGCGTACGTGAGCATGTGTCCGCTGCCCACGGCTGGATCGCATAGCCGGATATTCTGAGGGCGCTCGATGCGGAGAAACGCCGTGTCCGGTTCGGAAGACTCGATGTAGTAAGGCATCCACGCCTTGAGCAACGACTCCGGCCGGTTGAGCAGCCATAGCCTCCCCAGTGAGTTCTCCACCAGGTATCGAACGATCCAGTGCGGCGTGAAGAGTTGGGAAACGGCAGGGATGTCTTCGGCGGGCACGGCCGCCTTGCGAGCCATCACCTGGTCTTTCTTCTCAGAAATGTAAAACTGGTAGAGCCAACCCAGCACTTCCACCTGTTCGCAATCCTCGTCGGTGATCTCCGTACGAAAGCCCTGAGCGACAGACTGCTCTGTGAGCAGGTCGTCAGGAAGCAGGAGTTCAGTTTCGTCGTCCAGCCTTTCGAAAACGTCTGGCAAGATCTCGTTGTAGAAACGGCAAGCCGCAAGCACCAACAGCCTGTAGACCTCGCCCTGTGGGTCGGCGGAAGGAATCCGCCCCTGGAGCAGCGCTTCCATTCGCCCACTGTCTATGTAACGCCGCAGTTCCTCGGGTGCCGCTCCAAGGCGCGCGACAGTAAACAGTTCGGGCAGCGTATCCGTCGCAGTGGCTGCCATGAGCACCTTGACATGAAAGGGATGCCAGTTTCGAGCATCCAGATATCGGAGCGCTGCGAGCCGGTTGAACCAGGTGTATGCGACCCGCTCAATCAGCCCTTTGCGATCTTCCGTCGCAAGCTCGCGCAGTGAACGGACCTGGGTGGCGTAGGTGTCTAGATAATCAGGCGTCCTGGCGGTGAGAGCGAAGTCCAACTTGCGCGAGACTGCTTCAATCAACTGCTTGCGAACGGTGGGGGCGAAGGCCTTGAGGGCTGAAGTGTTCATGCGTGCGTGGGTTCCTCTGCGCGTGATGCGTTGTATTCAAACAATAACTTGGCTGCGTCGTCTTGACTAAAGTGCTGCTCGATTCGCTCGCGGAACTTGGGATCTTGTGTGATCGTTTCGTAGTGGACGCCCTTGAAGATGCAGGTAATGCTCGGATCGAAGCTCTCCTCCACGCTGAGGAAGGCCTCGTCAACTGCGTGCTCCAGACGACTCAGGAGAGCAGCGTCGTCTAGCGTCCCATCCAACGAGTCATCGAGCCATTTCTTCGGGGGTGCCACTTTGACTCGCTTATGGAGGGACTCTACGAGACCATCCCTCGTCTCCTTGATTTTGGCCGCTATGTTTGCCTTGACCAAGTCAGCGTAGATGGTCAGGAGGTTTCTCAAGCGTTCTACACCGGCTTCAAACGAAGGCTTGTGCCGCTTTTGAATCAGGCTTCCGTACGTTCCCAGTGACTTGAGCTTCTTCCGCAACTCTTTGGCTTCCTTAGCGAAATACTCCTCCGTGAGCTTGATCTCGCGGGATGCGTCGTCAGGATCTTCAATCTCGAAGCTGAAAGGAACGCCGGCTTCAAACACTTTGAAGGTGTTGCGCAGCCGCTCCTGCAGATCCTTCTCTGCAAGCCCGAGAATGTCAGCAGGAAGCGAAACAACTCGCGAGTTCAAGCGGCAACCGTCGATCGAGAACTCTACGAATTCCAACTTGTAGTTGAACACCCTCTCCAACCGCACCAGATCGAATCGTCGAGGAGGATTCGCCTCAAGATCGGCTTTCGCGTCAGCGACAGCCTGATCACTTACGTCTCGCAATCCAACTTCCTGAATGAACCCCAGGTCGGACGTTTCCTTTCCACCGCAGGCGAAGGAAAGCTCCTGCGGGCCTGCTCCAGTAATCCGTATGGCATTCGGCTTCTCCTCGGAGGTCGAGCCGGCTTCAATCAGCTGTGGCGTGGGTGAATACACGAGGACATCATCGTCCGCAACGATGAGGCCAATACGCACTCCGGCCTGAGTGTGAAGGGGCCTTTCAAGCGATGCCAGCGCATCCCGAAGCATGTCGACG
Coding sequences within:
- the brxL gene encoding BREX system Lon protease-like protein BrxL → MNSDTQVRVEAKPAGAEPRVASALDKKILAHFPGLVVRKDLTHGLKQNAVVPTYVLEYLLGQHCATDNEDVIQSGLESVQRILAKHYVHRNQAELVKSTIKERGSHKVIDKLTVELNEKGGFYEAAFTNLGLKAVPVSADFVRRFPKLLVGGIWCIADVTYEIADDQKISPWQIDTLKPIQVANVDQEAFLKARAQFTTEEWMDALMQSIGFNPDMFSRRAKFLTLIRLVPFCERNYNLLELGPKGTGKSHIYAEFSPHGMLISGSEVTAPKLFVSNASGKIGLVGFWDCVCFDEFAGKDKKVDKTLVDIMKNYMANRTFSRGIEQLTAEASMVFMGNTQKSVPYMLKHSHFFDPLPDKYIDSAFLDRIHSFNPGWEVAPIRHELFTGGYGFVVDYIAEVLKHLRTEDFTGAYKKHFELASEVSTRDQTGFEKTFSGLMKILYPDGQVTPDECAELLSFAMEGRRRVREHILRIDDTFTQHDFAFRSVSTGSQVTVLTPEELQYPSFARVPKKAPDATVRGEDGIESSSLFSSSLAAPIAMGNREKQLQSEEVETPHHIVVAENTKGWSYKRLFGEQLKGARNITISDPYIRNFFQIRNLMEFLEMVHRLVPEGDEISVSLVTQADRENSSKQEDLLNQVKLAFAGSPVSFSWKMDSNPSFHARSITTDTGWKISIDRGLDIFQKYDSGTFSLEQALQEARLTRGAEVTYIKL
- the pglZ gene encoding BREX-1 system phosphatase PglZ type A encodes the protein MKQIHDSLERVFDRHRIVFWYDPNGDWPEVFQTFAGDAVTKLEVRNNEFGTKVRIVKDPNPGAKFLVYVPSPRPDDGDNWLLDLLLQGYEYKADKASLALQEVGLPQSFLELAQEHARFFLSEKRIAALKELLHTNDEEREVRLKMMAVLAGSNVAADVDALLMHFLTSGGTAGLFDPVGQTLGASNLVVPFWREVSRSFSYAGATPSLRDFVVTLFRGANPLDRQVTLHPHSRVFLQHWKDSQAHGGSYRAWSGLMEKDLQVEETLNGLQDTATVADSDTFELFERYTLHRLCKAFEAGRPGMDLIEDIRRRRSSFWYAEHKPGYLALEYAVELRELLAGVELMVDSIEAGVSRYTTSWWKLDRAYRLCVFNLRQYGQTNLMAGISTWVERSYLNNFLLPLSDRWSDQVGRLSKWECGDLPAQRQFFEQYVRPFLIRGQKVFVIVSDALRYEAAADFAARLQLENRWTTEVSALWGSLPSYTQLGMASLLPGSRWGISPETGNATVDEKSAAGTTNRSEILKTACSGKAVAVQAEAFLEMNSKTDGRALMRDHEAIYIFHNVIDNIGDDPRTEAKTFDSVEQAFNELEQIIKKVANINGSNMILTADHGFLFQQDDLHEGDMTALPQAEIWTYKNRRFAIGRGIQPGPSVKILEAAALGLAGDWAAAFPLSLCRMPLQGSGKRYVHGGISLQEVVVPVVKIHKARSNDTVKVEVEFTRVPAKITTGQVSLGLFQDQPAVDKVLPRTLRIGLYSKDDTILSEIKTHTFDSQSDEARNRESAFLLTLSRSADAFNGQDVFLRLEETVLGTNQVVRYRSHKLKLQKPFASDFDEF
- a CDS encoding AAA family ATPase produces the protein MNQSKTMDDVFDVEKDFVQLARLAMDEKTADVAAFSKRVLRRVLKRRPDLAELAKPIFDATPAGVTRSLTSQPIPVDTDSRLELLRREVSPEIKTKPIWASVVANEIEPIFEERRRSSELLAKGLVPTRSMLFVGPPGVGKTLAAKWIALQLGRPLLTLDLSAVMSSYLGRTGSNIRVVLDYARRGPSVLLLDEFDAIAKRRDDSGEIGELKRLVTVLLQEIDDWPADGLLIAATNHPELLDSAVWRRFDRVVRFPLPTLEEVSELLAANLELSDATPEVRELLPVLASMLQGESFAEVIRRVNLARRTAVLADQSLLQTLQAMSQDTMSLVPKAKKLELARAFADQGFSQRAISAATGLARDTLRKRDIGAK
- the pglX gene encoding BREX-1 system adenine-specific DNA-methyltransferase PglX, which produces MNTSALKAFAPTVRKQLIEAVSRKLDFALTARTPDYLDTYATQVRSLRELATEDRKGLIERVAYTWFNRLAALRYLDARNWHPFHVKVLMAATATDTLPELFTVARLGAAPEELRRYIDSGRMEALLQGRIPSADPQGEVYRLLVLAACRFYNEILPDVFERLDDETELLLPDDLLTEQSVAQGFRTEITDEDCEQVEVLGWLYQFYISEKKDQVMARKAAVPAEDIPAVSQLFTPHWIVRYLVENSLGRLWLLNRPESLLKAWMPYYIESSEPDTAFLRIERPQNIRLCDPAVGSGHMLTYAFDLLYVIYEEEGYTPSEIPALILRHNLTGIEIDCRAAQLAALALTLKAREKSGRFFQKQHFVRPNIIELRNVHFSEGELPRYSEALGLGGLFTPSILRLMHQFEETKNLGSLIQPCVGESDIAFARGAVEARDLGSNLFLNDTHKKVLRVLEQAEALTQRYQVVVANPPYMTGGMNGIVVNFIDKHFSSSRTDLSATFISRSQRLCLRMGYCSLVTMQSWMFVNTLADFRTDLLSRVTFINLTQHGVGAFPSLNSKVVQTVAFVLIVKEPSDQEHPVCFRLLDHDADVKEQQLLSGEHRFDHLRQVDFSRIIGSPFAYWISYQMLASFQESPIRDRFVLKEGLGTRNDEYFLRCFWEVSVGRIRAPESPTAKWVKTDKAGVARKWYGNLLYLMNWEHDGHEIRNYRNPDGSLKSRPQNTQYFFREAVTWGKVGTIAKTFRYRGDSLAFVDAAPSAFGTDLLYLLALLNSKVFEALLEIQGDTLHVPLGVVAMLPFMEIEGKCEELHDAAQACIERARTDWDNFETSWDFQEHPLTRSNVKAQDLESSWSKWQTLCNIAVDRMQERETENNRLFIDAYGLQNELIPEVPKEQITLARADRRRDVASFLSYAIGCTMGRYSVDRPGLILANVGDTLSEYLAKVDRAPENLTFTPDRDGIIPVLDGEWFADDIVARTREFLKATFGEGTLRENVRFVEESLGRDLRAYYLTDFYKDHLQTYKKRPIYWMVQSPRKGFSVLIYLHRYTRDTMNVILNRHLREFQMKLRSKIEHLQQVSSGSSASVREKSAAVKEAAKLTKTLHECEEWERQTILPLAQARIELDLDDGVKVNYQKLGEALVKIPGFEAAEE